Proteins encoded together in one Formosa sp. Hel3_A1_48 window:
- the aroB gene encoding 3-dehydroquinate synthase, producing MESIQTASYAIHFNASAYEALTAYLSENNFSKIIILVDENTHEHCLSHFLSNTHFDSSPEIIEIPQGEVNKTIGTCLEVWRSLSELSADRQSLLINLGGGVVTDLGGFVASTFKRGIKFINVPTSLLAMVDASVGGKTGVDLDLSKNQIGTITFADMVLVDPEFLDTLPQNELRSGFAEMLKHGLIRDKKYWEQLRDLSELTLDDLETLIYHSIAIKNEIVKADPRELGARKFLNFGHTLGHAIESYCLDKGEVITLLHGEAIAIGMVLEGYISKKLCGLPDEELQQIKTTLKSMYPSMRFDADSINQIVALMQSDKKNSHGRVKFVLLKTIGQCQMDVEVHEEVLMEAFTYYSA from the coding sequence ATGGAATCAATACAAACAGCATCTTACGCCATTCACTTCAATGCCTCTGCATACGAAGCACTCACTGCTTATTTAAGCGAAAATAACTTTTCGAAAATAATAATTCTGGTAGATGAAAATACACACGAGCACTGTTTGAGCCATTTTTTAAGTAATACTCATTTTGATTCCTCACCAGAAATCATTGAAATACCACAGGGTGAGGTAAACAAAACCATTGGGACTTGCTTAGAAGTATGGCGCAGTTTATCTGAACTATCGGCCGATCGCCAGTCACTTCTAATAAACCTTGGTGGTGGTGTAGTCACTGATCTTGGAGGCTTTGTGGCTTCAACGTTTAAACGCGGTATAAAATTTATCAATGTCCCAACATCTCTTTTGGCAATGGTGGATGCATCAGTTGGTGGAAAAACTGGAGTTGATCTTGATCTTTCAAAAAATCAAATAGGTACGATTACTTTTGCTGATATGGTTCTTGTGGATCCAGAATTTTTAGATACACTCCCTCAAAATGAATTACGCTCTGGTTTTGCTGAAATGCTTAAACACGGGCTAATTCGCGATAAAAAATATTGGGAACAGTTGCGTGACCTAAGTGAACTAACACTAGATGACTTAGAGACATTAATCTACCACTCAATTGCAATAAAAAATGAGATTGTAAAGGCAGATCCAAGAGAACTCGGGGCACGGAAATTTTTAAATTTCGGACATACACTTGGACATGCTATTGAATCGTACTGTTTAGACAAAGGTGAAGTCATTACCCTTTTACACGGAGAGGCCATCGCCATCGGCATGGTATTGGAGGGTTATATCTCTAAAAAATTATGTGGACTTCCCGATGAAGAACTTCAACAAATTAAAACTACATTAAAATCAATGTATCCCTCCATGAGGTTTGATGCCGATAGTATCAATCAAATAGTTGCTTTGATGCAATCTGACAAAAAAAACAGCCACGGTCGTGTAAAGTTTGTATTACTGAAGACCATTGGGCAATGCCAAATGGATGTAGAAGTTCATGAAGAGGTACTTATGGAAGCTTTCACATATTACTCCGCATAA
- a CDS encoding Lrp/AsnC family transcriptional regulator, giving the protein MAKFKLDEIDHQILNMLIDNTRIPFTDIAKKLLISAGTVHVRVKKMEDAKIIKGSSLTLDYQKLDYTFIAYVGIFLQNTSQTKFVLQRIKEIPHVTVAHITTGKFNIFCKIRAKSTTHAKEIIFKIDDIEGIYRTETMISLEESINDKKRLMHSIFNELH; this is encoded by the coding sequence ATGGCAAAGTTCAAATTAGATGAAATTGATCACCAAATCCTTAATATGCTTATTGATAATACGCGTATTCCATTTACAGATATTGCAAAAAAATTACTCATATCAGCTGGCACTGTTCACGTCAGAGTAAAGAAAATGGAAGATGCTAAAATTATAAAAGGATCATCATTGACTTTGGACTACCAAAAGCTTGACTATACTTTTATTGCATACGTTGGAATATTTCTTCAAAACACATCACAAACTAAATTTGTTTTGCAACGTATTAAAGAAATCCCTCATGTAACTGTTGCGCACATCACAACAGGAAAGTTTAATATATTTTGTAAAATTCGCGCAAAGAGTACCACTCATGCTAAAGAAATTATCTTTAAAATAGATGATATTGAAGGTATTTACAGAACAGAAACCATGATATCTTTAGAGGAAAGCATTAACGATAAAAAGCGTTTGATGCACTCTATTTTTAATGAATTACACTAG
- a CDS encoding HD domain-containing protein, whose product MNTSNKLKIFNDPIYGFITIPNPLIFDLIAHPYFQRLRRISQMGLSYLVYPGAHHTRFHHALGCLHLMQKVVRILKFKGISISNQEENALYIAILLHDIGHGPFSHAMEHSIVHEISHESISLRFMQDLNNEFDGRLSLAITMFKGDYSRQFFGQLISSQLDMDRSDYLKRDSFYTGVSEGNINSERLISMMNVVDDHLVIEKKGIYSIEKFLTSRRLMYWQVYLHKTSLVAEQMIINVLKRAKQLAQQSVALNVSSAFGFFLEETINPTNFDTSVLEQFSKLDDYDIIAALKSWQNHSDDVLRNMSARLLERKLLKIKFYKKNQIQSELDRLKKQWIAQTDNQAADVAYFVFSGSIKNTGYTPHDDGISILHKDGSISDVIDASDNLNLKGLSKTVKRHYICFPKELL is encoded by the coding sequence TTGAATACCAGCAATAAGCTCAAAATATTTAACGATCCAATATATGGATTTATTACAATTCCAAATCCTTTAATTTTTGATCTCATCGCGCATCCCTATTTCCAGCGTTTGCGTAGGATTTCTCAAATGGGATTATCTTATTTAGTTTATCCAGGTGCGCACCACACAAGATTTCATCATGCTTTAGGCTGTTTGCACTTGATGCAAAAAGTAGTCCGTATTTTAAAGTTTAAAGGAATTTCTATTTCTAATCAAGAAGAAAATGCACTTTATATTGCCATATTATTACACGATATTGGTCATGGTCCATTTAGCCACGCCATGGAACACAGCATTGTTCATGAAATAAGCCATGAGTCCATATCTCTTCGTTTCATGCAAGATTTAAATAATGAGTTTGATGGTAGATTAAGTTTAGCCATTACAATGTTTAAAGGGGATTATTCACGTCAATTTTTTGGTCAATTGATTTCAAGTCAATTAGATATGGATCGTTCGGATTATTTGAAGCGCGATAGTTTTTACACTGGTGTTTCAGAAGGAAATATAAATAGTGAACGCTTAATTTCTATGATGAATGTTGTCGACGACCACTTGGTTATTGAAAAGAAAGGTATTTATTCAATTGAAAAATTTCTTACTTCACGTCGTTTAATGTATTGGCAAGTCTACCTTCACAAAACTAGTTTAGTTGCTGAACAAATGATCATCAATGTATTGAAGCGGGCAAAACAACTTGCGCAACAATCAGTAGCCTTAAATGTGAGTTCCGCCTTTGGATTTTTTCTTGAGGAAACTATAAACCCAACAAATTTTGACACTTCTGTTTTGGAACAATTTTCTAAATTGGACGATTATGACATTATTGCTGCCCTGAAATCATGGCAAAATCACTCTGATGATGTCCTTAGGAACATGTCTGCTCGCCTTTTAGAACGTAAATTACTTAAGATTAAATTTTACAAAAAAAACCAAATACAAAGTGAGCTTGACAGATTAAAAAAGCAGTGGATAGCACAAACAGACAATCAAGCTGCTGATGTTGCATATTTTGTTTTTTCAGGGTCAATTAAAAATACAGGCTACACACCTCACGATGATGGAATATCAATTTTACACAAAGACG
- a CDS encoding proline dehydrogenase family protein, with amino-acid sequence MPHAKVDFSNTEIAFHLKSDAALDRAYFLFKMIANEPLVRIGTAATNFALKTHLPVEGLIRATVFDHFCGGVNAEDCIPKIDQMFESGVYSVLDYSVEGKQEEEQFDLILEQMCALVDFAHQKEAMPFAVFKPTAVGRFEIYKKISASIPLDEKELIEWSRIKERFHRICQCGQEKNISILVDAEESWMQNAADDLLLELMRQYNTDEVVVYNTIQAYRWDRLAYLKKLNHKAKKEGFKLGFKLVRGAYMEKERERAKRLNYNSPICLTKSATDDQFNNCLKYILKNLDHAAVFLGTHNEYSTHLALKLMHELKIDIDDPRIWFGQLFGMSDHISYNLAKANYNIAKYLPYGPVRDVMPYLIRRAEENTSVAGQTNRELSLIKQEKKRRKS; translated from the coding sequence ATGCCACATGCAAAAGTTGATTTTAGCAATACCGAGATAGCATTTCATCTGAAATCCGATGCTGCCTTGGATCGGGCCTATTTCTTATTCAAAATGATCGCCAATGAGCCATTGGTACGAATTGGAACTGCAGCAACTAATTTTGCACTAAAAACACATTTACCTGTTGAAGGACTCATCCGCGCTACTGTATTTGATCATTTCTGTGGTGGGGTTAATGCTGAGGATTGCATACCTAAAATTGATCAAATGTTTGAAAGTGGCGTGTATAGTGTTTTGGATTATTCTGTTGAAGGTAAGCAAGAAGAAGAGCAGTTTGATCTTATTCTTGAACAAATGTGTGCTCTAGTAGATTTTGCTCATCAAAAAGAGGCTATGCCGTTTGCGGTGTTTAAACCTACCGCAGTTGGCCGTTTTGAAATTTATAAAAAAATAAGTGCATCTATTCCTTTAGACGAAAAAGAGCTGATCGAATGGAGTCGAATTAAAGAACGATTTCATCGGATTTGCCAATGTGGACAAGAAAAAAATATTTCTATTCTTGTTGATGCTGAAGAAAGTTGGATGCAAAATGCAGCTGATGATTTACTTTTAGAGCTCATGCGTCAATACAACACTGATGAAGTAGTTGTATACAACACCATACAGGCTTATCGTTGGGATCGATTAGCGTACCTTAAAAAACTTAACCATAAAGCCAAGAAAGAGGGTTTTAAGCTTGGCTTTAAGCTAGTTCGAGGTGCTTATATGGAAAAGGAGCGCGAACGCGCAAAAAGGCTTAATTATAATTCACCCATATGCCTCACAAAATCTGCTACTGATGATCAGTTTAATAATTGTTTAAAATATATTCTCAAGAATTTAGATCATGCCGCTGTATTTTTGGGAACACACAACGAATATAGCACACATTTGGCACTTAAACTTATGCATGAATTGAAGATTGACATTGATGATCCGCGAATTTGGTTTGGACAATTGTTTGGAATGAGTGACCATATTAGTTATAATTTGGCTAAAGCTAATTATAACATCGCAAAGTATTTACCTTATGGCCCGGTACGTGATGTGATGCCTTATTTGATTCGAAGGGCAGAAGAGAACACTTCGGTTGCTGGTCAGACCAACAGAGAATTATCGCTCATCAAACAAGAAAAGAAACGCCGTAAATCTTAA
- a CDS encoding alanine dehydrogenase: MQQPISPFSKAQLLPKEERLEVSNHNAKLNIGLPKERSFQEKRICLTPDAVSALTSNGHRILIESGAGLDAAFDDKEYSEAGAEITTDTAKVFACPMILKVEPPTLNEIELIKPNTILLSALQLKMQQKSYFEALSRKKITALGFEFIKDSEGAFPAVRQLSEIAGTASILIASEIMSITNQGNGLLLGNISGVPPTEVVVIGAGVVGEFATKSALGLGANVKVFDGSISKLRTLQANVGQRIYTSTMQPKNLMKALMRCDVAVGATKGKNRSPILVNEAMVESMKQGAIVIDVSIDMGGCFETSELTTHDSPTFEKHGVIHYCVPNIPARYSRTSSVSLSNIFTSYLLKIGEVGGLENAIRQDHGLKNGIYVYHGVITNKSVSNWFDLDCSDLNLLIF; encoded by the coding sequence ATGCAACAACCAATCTCTCCTTTTTCCAAAGCCCAACTACTGCCTAAAGAAGAGCGCCTAGAGGTTTCTAATCACAATGCTAAGCTAAATATCGGGCTACCAAAAGAACGATCATTTCAAGAAAAACGGATTTGCTTGACACCCGATGCTGTTTCAGCTCTAACTAGCAATGGGCATCGAATACTTATAGAATCTGGCGCTGGACTAGATGCCGCATTTGATGATAAAGAATACAGTGAGGCAGGTGCTGAAATTACAACAGATACCGCAAAAGTATTCGCTTGTCCAATGATTCTAAAGGTTGAACCACCAACACTAAATGAGATTGAACTTATCAAACCCAATACTATTTTATTGTCGGCACTACAACTAAAAATGCAACAAAAGAGCTATTTTGAAGCCTTGTCACGAAAGAAAATAACTGCTCTTGGATTCGAATTCATCAAAGATAGTGAAGGAGCATTTCCAGCAGTACGTCAACTTAGTGAAATTGCAGGTACTGCTTCAATTCTAATTGCTTCAGAGATCATGTCTATTACCAACCAAGGCAATGGTTTATTGTTAGGAAATATAAGCGGAGTTCCGCCTACAGAAGTTGTTGTTATTGGCGCTGGTGTTGTCGGTGAATTTGCTACAAAATCTGCTCTGGGACTTGGCGCTAATGTGAAAGTTTTTGATGGATCTATCTCTAAGTTAAGAACACTACAAGCCAATGTAGGACAACGAATATACACCTCTACCATGCAGCCCAAAAACCTAATGAAAGCACTCATGCGTTGTGATGTTGCTGTTGGTGCAACAAAAGGAAAAAACAGGTCGCCTATTTTGGTAAATGAAGCCATGGTAGAATCGATGAAACAGGGGGCTATTGTGATTGATGTAAGTATAGATATGGGCGGATGCTTTGAAACTAGTGAGCTCACCACACATGACAGCCCCACATTTGAAAAACATGGCGTAATACATTACTGTGTGCCTAATATACCTGCACGCTATTCTAGAACATCCTCAGTGTCTCTAAGTAATATTTTTACGTCTTATCTTCTTAAAATTGGAGAGGTTGGTGGACTTGAGAATGCAATCCGTCAAGACCATGGACTTAAAAACGGAATTTATGTCTACCACGGTGTCATAACAAATAAAAGTGTTTCCAACTGGTTCGACTTGGATTGTAGCGATTTGAACCTGTTAATTTTTTAA
- a CDS encoding DNA topoisomerase IV, whose amino-acid sequence MNYTYLLFSLLLCSCYSIERDCTSFKTGNFESSILIDGKTFVSKFSRTKNIQIEYFNSKTDTASVRWINDCEMIFKTLNPKNRAEQKDVHLKILSTTKDAYTFEYGYVGSSIKQKGRAKRID is encoded by the coding sequence ATGAACTATACTTATTTGCTGTTCTCCCTTTTGCTGTGTTCTTGCTACTCAATAGAACGTGACTGTACTTCATTCAAAACAGGTAATTTCGAAAGCAGCATTCTAATAGATGGAAAAACTTTTGTTTCTAAATTCTCTAGGACTAAAAATATTCAAATTGAATATTTTAACTCCAAAACAGATACAGCCTCAGTGCGATGGATCAATGATTGTGAAATGATTTTCAAAACTCTTAATCCAAAAAACAGAGCAGAACAAAAAGATGTACATCTTAAAATCCTTAGCACAACAAAAGATGCTTACACATTTGAATATGGGTATGTGGGTAGCTCGATTAAACAAAAAGGCAGAGCTAAACGAATAGACTAA
- a CDS encoding T9SS response regulator signal transducer PorX, producing the protein MSSIHILWVDDEISHLKPHIIFLEQKNYKITPCTNGSDALEVFAENNFDIIFLDENMPGLSGLDTLSELKKLNANIPVVMITKSEEEYIMEEAIGSKIADYLIKPVNPNQILLSLKKNLDHSRLVSEKTSSSYLQEFREISLEMMGLKTTEDWKDLYQKLTFWELKLEDSQDPTLTEILEAQKTEANQQFGKFIENNYASWFEGDEGPTLSHNLFKSKIVPHLSTSQPTLLVVVDNLRYDQWKAIESNVNKHYKTTENSMYYSILPTATQYARNALFSGLMPKQMETLYPNYWKNDTDEGGKNLYEDKFLAEQLKRLNLNHLTHEYVKITNLKAGKRLADNFKSKAKNDLTVLVYNFVDMLSHSKTEMEVVKELASDDKGYRSLTQSWFKNSPLIDIIKQAQELNFKLIVTTDHGTINVKTPSKVIGDRETSLNLRYKTGRSLSYENRDVLSVKDPKSIGLPSISMNSSFIFAKENSFFAYPNNYNHYVSYYRNSYQHGGISLEEILIPFAVLTPR; encoded by the coding sequence ATGAGCAGTATACATATTTTGTGGGTTGATGATGAAATTTCACACCTAAAACCACATATTATTTTTTTGGAACAAAAAAACTATAAAATCACTCCATGTACAAACGGTTCAGATGCTCTTGAAGTATTTGCCGAAAATAATTTTGATATCATCTTTTTAGATGAAAATATGCCCGGGCTTTCTGGATTAGACACCCTGTCTGAACTAAAAAAACTAAATGCAAATATTCCTGTGGTGATGATCACAAAAAGCGAGGAAGAATATATAATGGAAGAGGCCATTGGAAGCAAAATTGCTGATTATCTGATTAAGCCTGTCAACCCTAACCAAATCCTTTTGAGTTTAAAAAAGAATTTAGATCACAGCCGTTTGGTTTCTGAAAAAACATCGTCCAGCTACCTTCAAGAGTTTAGAGAAATTTCACTTGAGATGATGGGGCTTAAAACAACAGAAGATTGGAAGGATTTATACCAAAAGTTGACGTTTTGGGAATTAAAATTGGAGGATTCACAAGATCCCACACTTACAGAAATTCTCGAAGCACAAAAAACGGAAGCCAACCAGCAGTTTGGTAAATTTATTGAAAATAATTATGCCTCTTGGTTTGAAGGTGATGAAGGCCCTACACTATCACATAATCTATTTAAATCGAAGATTGTGCCGCATCTATCCACAAGCCAACCTACTCTACTTGTTGTGGTTGACAATTTGCGCTATGATCAGTGGAAAGCTATTGAATCGAATGTAAACAAGCACTACAAAACAACAGAAAACAGCATGTATTACAGTATTTTACCTACCGCTACTCAATATGCGCGAAATGCACTTTTTTCGGGATTAATGCCCAAACAAATGGAAACACTTTATCCAAATTACTGGAAAAACGACACAGATGAGGGCGGGAAAAATTTATATGAAGATAAATTTTTAGCTGAGCAACTAAAAAGGTTGAATCTTAATCATCTTACACACGAGTATGTCAAAATTACAAATCTAAAGGCCGGTAAAAGATTGGCAGATAATTTTAAGTCAAAAGCGAAAAATGACCTCACGGTTTTGGTCTACAATTTTGTAGATATGCTCTCTCATTCAAAAACAGAAATGGAAGTGGTAAAAGAACTTGCATCTGATGACAAGGGATACCGATCGCTGACGCAAAGCTGGTTCAAAAATTCTCCTTTGATTGATATTATAAAACAAGCGCAAGAACTCAATTTCAAGCTTATTGTCACTACAGACCACGGGACCATAAACGTAAAGACTCCGTCAAAGGTAATAGGAGATCGAGAAACTAGTTTAAACCTTCGCTACAAAACGGGACGTAGTTTGAGTTACGAAAATAGAGATGTTTTGTCGGTAAAAGACCCAAAGTCAATTGGCCTGCCCTCTATTTCAATGAATAGTTCTTTTATTTTTGCTAAAGAAAATTCTTTTTTTGCTTATCCTAACAACTACAATCATTACGTTAGCTACTACAGAAATTCATACCAACACGGAGGAATATCATTAGAAGAAATACTCATTCCATTTGCCGTATTAACCCCTAGATAA
- a CDS encoding helix-turn-helix domain-containing protein, with translation MMNTDDFRARLSKIMSYYGLSASAFAELIQVQKSSISHVLSGRNKPSLDFILKLNAAFPDLSLYWLLNGAGEMISITPTPISSAPTSKTNIQHTEAKNEPEADSSKAIDRIVIFYKDGTFGSYGDKLLK, from the coding sequence ATGATGAATACTGATGATTTTAGAGCGCGTCTAAGTAAAATTATGTCCTATTATGGATTGTCAGCTTCTGCATTTGCCGAATTAATTCAAGTGCAAAAATCCAGTATTTCTCATGTGCTCAGTGGTCGAAATAAACCCAGTCTAGATTTTATACTGAAGCTCAATGCGGCTTTTCCGGACCTTAGCTTGTATTGGCTCCTCAATGGTGCTGGTGAGATGATATCTATAACCCCTACTCCAATATCATCAGCCCCAACATCAAAAACTAATATACAGCACACTGAAGCTAAAAATGAGCCTGAAGCAGATAGTTCCAAGGCAATAGACCGTATAGTGATTTTTTATAAAGACGGGACTTTTGGGAGCTACGGAGATAAATTATTGAAGTAA
- the tsaE gene encoding tRNA (adenosine(37)-N6)-threonylcarbamoyltransferase complex ATPase subunit type 1 TsaE, whose amino-acid sequence MKKIFKLENIDQIAQELKEMFSRKIVLFNGEMGAGKTTLISAIVRALGHSEETSSPTFSIVNEYKLENGYVYHFDFYRIKNHYEALDIGIDDYFFSGYWNFIEWPEKITNLLPKEVMVVNLEIISTTERSIECFESEVL is encoded by the coding sequence ATGAAAAAGATCTTTAAATTAGAAAATATAGATCAAATTGCACAGGAACTTAAAGAAATGTTCAGTAGAAAAATTGTGCTTTTTAATGGCGAAATGGGTGCAGGCAAAACCACACTCATAAGCGCTATTGTCCGTGCGCTGGGTCATAGTGAAGAAACCTCTAGCCCTACCTTCTCAATAGTGAATGAATATAAACTTGAAAATGGATACGTATATCATTTTGATTTTTATAGAATTAAAAATCATTACGAAGCATTAGATATCGGAATTGACGACTATTTTTTTTCTGGGTATTGGAATTTTATTGAGTGGCCTGAAAAAATTACGAATTTACTCCCTAAAGAAGTTATGGTTGTCAATTTAGAGATTATAAGTACTACCGAGCGCAGTATAGAATGTTTTGAATCCGAAGTATTATAA
- a CDS encoding M14 family zinc carboxypeptidase has product MQSLEDLVSNYSHLKATSLKGRYITNDSILQLIKTLPKAFSVETLGYSEQQRPIYGLRVGTGTTKVMIWSQMHGNESTCTKALFDVFNFLDDKDYQPILTKCALLIIPILNPDGAAAYTRHNANNVDLNRDAVNLTQKESKVLRWVFDSFRPDFGFNMHDQRTLFSVGQSNKPATVSFLSPAQDDSCSLSANRLRAMSLIHQMNKVLQQLVPGQVGRFDDAFNINCVGDYFQAQNVATVLFEAGHYQNDYNREETRKLIAISILKALSLIGSSDFSENDYSSYWAIPENGKLFFDILLKNVAVLENEHKINIDVGVRYEEALEDGKILFTPKLISKGDLSAYFGHRTIDLQSRSLDSSAEARELLGIGFCDIFTKRH; this is encoded by the coding sequence ATGCAGTCACTTGAAGATTTGGTTTCAAATTACAGCCACTTAAAAGCTACTAGCCTTAAGGGCAGATACATAACAAATGATTCAATTTTACAATTGATTAAAACTCTTCCTAAAGCATTTAGTGTAGAGACATTAGGATATTCAGAACAACAGCGTCCTATTTACGGACTGCGTGTTGGAACCGGTACAACTAAAGTTATGATTTGGTCGCAGATGCATGGCAATGAATCAACATGTACAAAGGCCTTGTTTGATGTATTTAATTTTTTAGATGACAAGGACTACCAACCTATATTGACAAAGTGCGCTCTCTTAATTATTCCTATTCTTAATCCTGATGGTGCAGCAGCTTATACGCGGCACAATGCTAATAATGTAGATTTAAACAGAGATGCCGTTAACTTAACCCAGAAAGAAAGTAAGGTTTTACGTTGGGTATTTGATTCGTTTCGGCCTGATTTTGGATTCAATATGCACGACCAAAGGACACTTTTTAGTGTAGGGCAGAGCAACAAGCCAGCAACTGTCAGTTTTCTTTCACCAGCACAAGACGATTCTTGCTCTTTGAGCGCAAACAGATTGCGCGCAATGTCTTTAATTCATCAAATGAACAAAGTATTACAACAGTTGGTGCCAGGTCAAGTGGGGCGTTTTGATGATGCGTTTAACATAAATTGTGTCGGAGATTACTTTCAAGCACAGAATGTGGCTACAGTTTTATTTGAAGCAGGGCATTACCAAAATGACTACAATAGAGAAGAAACCCGAAAATTAATAGCAATTTCAATTTTAAAAGCTCTGTCTTTAATTGGCTCAAGTGATTTTTCTGAAAATGATTACAGTAGCTACTGGGCGATACCTGAAAACGGTAAACTATTTTTTGATATCCTCCTCAAAAATGTTGCAGTACTGGAAAATGAGCATAAGATAAACATTGATGTTGGAGTAAGATATGAAGAAGCTCTTGAAGATGGTAAAATATTATTTACACCAAAACTCATAAGCAAAGGGGATTTGTCAGCTTATTTTGGACACCGCACCATAGATTTACAAAGTCGTTCACTCGATTCATCTGCTGAGGCTAGGGAATTGTTAGGCATAGGATTTTGTGATATTTTTACTAAAAGACATTAA